A window from Neobacillus sp. PS3-40 encodes these proteins:
- the pseH gene encoding UDP-4-amino-4,6-dideoxy-N-acetyl-beta-L-altrosamine N-acetyltransferase — protein sequence MNYSLRKLEGNSKDIIYNWRNMNSIRSNMYNDQPIPYETHCQWFENILQNQNELYRLFFYEENPIGLVSFKNTNSQSQTCVWGFYIGEKNSPKGSGTIMGSLALDYAFYSLNMMKVIGEVLSFNEISQQFHKKLGFVNKGLLQNNIIRNNEFIDVVSYEISKKQWEEQKKLLF from the coding sequence ATGAATTATTCATTAAGGAAATTAGAGGGGAACAGTAAAGATATTATTTATAATTGGAGAAATATGAATTCCATTCGCAGTAATATGTATAATGATCAACCTATTCCTTACGAAACCCATTGTCAATGGTTTGAAAATATACTCCAGAATCAAAATGAGTTATATCGTCTATTTTTTTATGAGGAAAATCCAATAGGTTTAGTGTCCTTTAAAAATACCAACAGTCAAAGTCAAACATGTGTATGGGGATTTTATATTGGTGAAAAAAATTCCCCTAAAGGGTCTGGCACGATAATGGGGAGTTTAGCTCTAGACTATGCCTTTTATTCATTGAATATGATGAAGGTTATTGGAGAAGTATTATCGTTTAATGAGATAAGCCAACAATTTCATAAAAAATTAGGGTTTGTTAATAAAGGACTTCTACAAAATAATATTATCCGAAATAATGAATTTATTGATGTAGTAAGTTATGAAATCTCTAAAAAACAGTGGGAAGAGCAAAAGAAATTATTATTTTAA